From the Platichthys flesus chromosome 6, fPlaFle2.1, whole genome shotgun sequence genome, one window contains:
- the LOC133954888 gene encoding acyl-coenzyme A thioesterase 2, mitochondrial-like isoform X2, protein MDRKQCCVSLSVQPSRGQMDEKFIVLIQNAPPGFKLTVHAFHQCEDRIKWEAFGHYISDATGTVNVSEDLSLGGTYSGVEPMGLLWSLIPVPGSKPGLRMRKLNVQTPMEVTISVYQGHQTEGFVDLVSLASVLVERWHMAPGIRRIPITEDGLSATLFLPPGPGPFPGILDLWGGGGKLVEYRSALLACHGFASLALDYLTNKVTIETGNFVDNKYFETAYNVLQQHPQVLGSRIAMVGLSLGCAITFKMAIYSDVFKVGRLQCPLLLVVGEDDQNWPAYESAMDIKEMMEGAGNSHLLTVLSYPNTGHLIEPPFTPHTRASNFMSAASHKSTYLWGGEKVAHSHAQEDAWRKMLLFLKENLYAGRNPVLTSFSHL, encoded by the exons ATGGACAGGAAACAATGTTGCGTGAGTCTGTCGGTCCAGCCATCCAGAGGACAAATGGATGAGAAGTTCATTGTCCTCATCCAGAATGCCCCACCTGGTTTCAAGCTGACCGTCCACGCTTTCCACCAGTGTGAAGATAGAATCAAATGGGAGGCGTTTGGTCACTACATTTCTGATGCCACTGGGACTGTGAACG TTTCAGAGGATCTCAGTCTGGGGGGGACATATTCGGGGGTTGAACCAATGGGTCTATTGTGGAGCCTCATACCAGTTCCAGGCAGCAAACCTGGACTCAG GATGAGGAAGTTGAACGTCCAGACTCCCATGGAGGTCACAATCTCAGTGTACCAGGGTCACCAGACTGAGGGGTTTGTGGATCTAGTGTCGCTGGCGTCTGTGTTGGTGGAGCGCTGGCACATGGCGCCTGGCATCCGCAGGATCCCAATCACAGAGGATGGACTATCTGCAACTCTTTTTCTGCCCCCAG GACCTGGACCTTTCCCTGGAATCTTGGAcctgtgggggggtggagggaagTTAGTGGAGTACCGTTCAGCACTGTTGGCCTGCCATGGCTTTGCCTCCCTTGCTCTTGACTACCTGACAAATAAAGTCACCATTGAAACTGGGAATTTCGTGGACAACAAGTACTTTGAG ACGGCCTACAatgtcctgcagcagcatcctcAGGTCCTTGGCAGCAGGATCGCCATGGTGGGACTTTCCTTAGGCTGCGCTATCACCTTCAAAATGGCTATTTATTCTGATGTTTTTAAG GTGGGTCGTCTCCAGTGTCCTCTGTTGCTGGTTGTAGGTGAGGATGATCAGAACTGGCCAGCCTACGAGTCTGCGATGGAC ATCaaggagatgatggagggagCAGGGAACAGCCACCTGCTGACTGTCCTGTCTTACCCAAACACTGGTCACCTTATAGAACCTCCATTCACGCCGCACACCAGAGCCAGCAACTTCATGTCAGCCGCCTCACATAAGT CAACATACTTGTGGGGCGGAGAGAAGGTGGCCCACTCTCATGCTCAGGAGGACGCCTGGAGAAAGATGCTGCTCTTTCTGAAGGAGAATCTGTATGCTGGCAGAAACCCTGTTCTTACCTCTTTTTCCCACCTTTGA
- the kbtbd13b gene encoding kelch repeat and BTB domain-containing protein 13, with protein MSAQSSESAVCRSGDLADSGGYLPCSAPGLVSAKLTVVVGDTHFCEEKKLLVQSCDYFQALYRSGMKECQQQEIHLKSLRARGFLIALAVLRGEMPVLDADDIVEAIECAAFLQVALLAKHLINLIDSDNCLLMYHTAATFGLMDLYHAAALFIRDMYIDLEVEVRKTLPSELISYVDSLTPSVFVAVGAHATCGLDETVHASSRTVCYLDETANNWKVLTDLPLEASTSMAGVTVLDNNLYIVGGVIGVHRQVVDSCFCYSVENNSWSRITSPAQLRYNLSLVGADGRLYAIGGEYERTVMSSVETYDVESGRWTFAAHLPRPAVGVACTKAMRGIFVCLWRPMETTEIYKYVSAKDKWLLVTTLIRHQSYGHCIVGHRDNLYVMRNGPSDDFLRCMMDCYNISSGQWSALPGHFANSRGSLFTAMVRGDSVFTLNRSMTLEYAIDAKNWKPRRQMKGFPRSGSLWTFLLHLPDSLMLHQ; from the coding sequence ATGTCAGCACAGAGCAGTGAATCAGCTGTCTGCCGCAGCGGTGACCTTGCAGACAGTGGAGGTTATCTGCCGTGTTCTGCCCCAGGGCTCGTTTCAGCTAAATTAACCGTGGTGGTCGGAGACACTCACTTCTGCGAGGAGAAGAAGTTACTCGTCCAGAGTTGCGACTACTTTCAAGCTCTGTATCGCTCTGGGATGAAGGAGTGTCAGCAACAAGAAATCCATCTCAAGTCCCTGCGCGCTCGAGGCTTCCTTATCGCCCTGGCAGTTTTACGAGGTGAAATGCCAGTCCTGGACGCCGATGACATTGTTGAGGCCATTGAATGTGCTGCTttcctgcaggtggcgctgctTGCTAAACACCTAATCAACCTCATAGACTCGGACAATTGCTTGTTGATGTATCACACAGCTGCAACCTTCGGCCTCATGGATCTTTACCATGCGGCTGCACTGTTCATACGAGACATGTATATCGATCTAGAGGTGGAGGTCAGGAAAACCTTGCCATCAGAGCTGATCTCCTATGTGGACTCTTTGACCCCAAGTGTTTTTGTGGCTGTAGGGGCCCATGCGACCTGTGGTTTGGATGAAACTGTACATGCTTCTTCCAGGACAGTCTGCTACCTGGACGAAACGGCCAATAACTGGAAAGTCTTAACGGATCTTCCACTGGAGGCCAGCACCTCCATGGCTGGAGTGACCGTTTTAGACAACAACCTCTACATCGTCGGAGGAGTTATTGGAGTCCATAGACAAGTCGTGGACTCTTGTTTCTGCTACAGTGTTGAAAACAACAGCTGGAGCAGGATCACCAGTCCGGCACAGCTTCGCTACAATCTCAGCCTTGTGGGTGCAGACGGCCGTCTTTACGCCATTGGAGGGGAATATGAGCGTACAGTGATGTCATCTGTGGAAACATATGATGTAGAGAGTGGGAGGTGGACATTTGCTGCTCACTTACCTCGGCCGGCGGTGGGAGTGGCATGCACAAAAGCTATGAGAGgaatatttgtatgtttatggAGGCCGATGGAGACCACAGAGATCTACAAGTACGTGTCAGCGAAAGACAAGTGGCTGCTTGTTACCACGCTGATCAGGCATCAGAGCTATGGCCACTGCATTGTCGGCCACAGGGACAATTTATACGTCATGAGAAACGGGCCATCTGATGACTTCCTAAGATGTATGATGGACTGTTACAATATAAGCTCGGGCCAGTGGTCAGCCCTACCGGGACACTTTGCCAACAGCAGAGGTTCACTGTTTACTGCTATGGTCAGAGGTGACTCTGTGTTCACTCTCAACAGGAGCATGACTTTGGAGTACGCCATCGATGCTAAAAACTGGAAGCCACGGCGGCAAATGAAGGGTTTTCCCAGAAGTGGATCCTTGTGGACATTTCTGCTGCATCTGCCAGACTCGCTCATGTTGCACCAGTGA
- the LOC133954888 gene encoding peroxisomal succinyl-coenzyme A thioesterase-like isoform X1: MDRKQCCVSLSVQPSRGQMDEKFIVLIQNAPPGFKLTVHAFHQCEDRIKWEAFGHYISDATGTVNVSEDLSLGGTYSGVEPMGLLWSLIPVPGSKPGLRMRKLNVQTPMEVTISVYQGHQTEGFVDLVSLASVLVERWHMAPGIRRIPITEDGLSATLFLPPGPGPFPGILDLWGGGGKLVEYRSALLACHGFASLALDYLTNKVTIETGNFVDNKYFETAYNVLQQHPQVLGSRIAMVGLSLGCAITFKMAIYSDVFKLSCAVCISGSHVQPVGGSLEHIMDFFKENAWKTRFSEENETIVRDLLLPITNDTSFKADVGRLQCPLLLVVGEDDQNWPAYESAMDIKEMMEGAGNSHLLTVLSYPNTGHLIEPPFTPHTRASNFMSAASHKSTYLWGGEKVAHSHAQEDAWRKMLLFLKENLYAGRNPVLTSFSHL, encoded by the exons ATGGACAGGAAACAATGTTGCGTGAGTCTGTCGGTCCAGCCATCCAGAGGACAAATGGATGAGAAGTTCATTGTCCTCATCCAGAATGCCCCACCTGGTTTCAAGCTGACCGTCCACGCTTTCCACCAGTGTGAAGATAGAATCAAATGGGAGGCGTTTGGTCACTACATTTCTGATGCCACTGGGACTGTGAACG TTTCAGAGGATCTCAGTCTGGGGGGGACATATTCGGGGGTTGAACCAATGGGTCTATTGTGGAGCCTCATACCAGTTCCAGGCAGCAAACCTGGACTCAG GATGAGGAAGTTGAACGTCCAGACTCCCATGGAGGTCACAATCTCAGTGTACCAGGGTCACCAGACTGAGGGGTTTGTGGATCTAGTGTCGCTGGCGTCTGTGTTGGTGGAGCGCTGGCACATGGCGCCTGGCATCCGCAGGATCCCAATCACAGAGGATGGACTATCTGCAACTCTTTTTCTGCCCCCAG GACCTGGACCTTTCCCTGGAATCTTGGAcctgtgggggggtggagggaagTTAGTGGAGTACCGTTCAGCACTGTTGGCCTGCCATGGCTTTGCCTCCCTTGCTCTTGACTACCTGACAAATAAAGTCACCATTGAAACTGGGAATTTCGTGGACAACAAGTACTTTGAG ACGGCCTACAatgtcctgcagcagcatcctcAGGTCCTTGGCAGCAGGATCGCCATGGTGGGACTTTCCTTAGGCTGCGCTATCACCTTCAAAATGGCTATTTATTCTGATGTTTTTAAG CTCAGTTGTGCGGTTTGTATCAGTGGGAGTCATGTGCAGCCAGTTGGTGGATCTTTGGAGCAcattatggatttttttaagGA AAACGCTTGGAAGACTCGTTTCAGTGAGGAGAACGAGACGATCGTGCGAGACCTGCTGCTGCCCATTACCAACGACACCTCATTCAAAGCAGAC GTGGGTCGTCTCCAGTGTCCTCTGTTGCTGGTTGTAGGTGAGGATGATCAGAACTGGCCAGCCTACGAGTCTGCGATGGAC ATCaaggagatgatggagggagCAGGGAACAGCCACCTGCTGACTGTCCTGTCTTACCCAAACACTGGTCACCTTATAGAACCTCCATTCACGCCGCACACCAGAGCCAGCAACTTCATGTCAGCCGCCTCACATAAGT CAACATACTTGTGGGGCGGAGAGAAGGTGGCCCACTCTCATGCTCAGGAGGACGCCTGGAGAAAGATGCTGCTCTTTCTGAAGGAGAATCTGTATGCTGGCAGAAACCCTGTTCTTACCTCTTTTTCCCACCTTTGA